Proteins encoded together in one Anticarsia gemmatalis isolate Benzon Research Colony breed Stoneville strain chromosome 1, ilAntGemm2 primary, whole genome shotgun sequence window:
- the LOC142977337 gene encoding protein shifted-like isoform X1 has product MWQSASMGARLCAGLALAMSLALGAGRRDYKDPESRHHSDLSLWIDERQVRMFSGISMQVFAIINGHVSPYVLDPNFSNKLPVIPSEVGYVNFTWKSKKRYYYDFDILTSSDLNILKPPVLSIKTRGRVPKTSKEFSIILPCVGNNSGVATFEIGLVLKNGRGLPLKGTPLRLHLKKECAQRGVYLERTGPDPECDKKCANQGWCNNEKICQCPEGYMGQDCRTALCYPQCMNGGNCTAPGVCSCPPGYQGRNCEGGICSQKCLNGGKCIQKDTCECPKGYYGLRCEFSKCVIPCLNGGRCKGVNKCRCPMGLGGNHCEVGRRVGDCSCRGEACAQHACRHGRCVAGACVCEPGWRGRWCHRSTGSSEESGEYKRPR; this is encoded by the exons ATGTGGCAGTCAGCTTCAATGGGTGCTCGTTTGTGCGCGGGCCTGGCGCTGGCGATGTCACTGGCACTCGGTGCCGGGAGACGAGACTATAAGGACCCTGAGTCAAGGCACCACTCAGACTTGTCACTGTGGATCGACGAGCGACAAGTCAGGATGTTTAGTG GTATATCAATGCAAGTATTCGCAATAATAAACGGTCATGTATCTCCATACGTGTTAGACCCGAACTTTTCCAACAAATTGCCCGTCATCCCTTCGGAAGTGGGCTACGTCAACTTCACGTGGAAGTCCAAAAAGAGATACTACTATGATTTTGATATATTAACGTCGtcagatttaaatatattgaagcCGCCAGTGCTATCTATCAAAACACGTGGACGGGTGCCTAAAACTTCGAAAg AATTTAGTATAATACTGCCATGTGTGGGCAATAACAGCGGAGTGGCCACATTTGAAATAGGACTTGTGCTTAAAAATGGCAGAGGATTGCCGCTAAAAGGCACCCCATTAAGATTACATTTAAAGAAGGAATGCGCACAGAGAGGTGTGTATTTAGAAAGGACAG GTCCCGACCCAGAATGCGACAAAAAGTGTGCGAATCAAGGGTGGTGCAACAACGAGAAGATATGCCAATGTCCCGAGGGGTACATGGGGCAGGACTGTCGCACGGCGCTGTGCTACCCGCAGTGCATGAACGGAGGCAACTGCACCGCGCCCGGCGTCTGCTCCTGCCCGCCAGGGTACCAGGGACGGAATTGTGAAGGAG GTATATGTTCACAAAAGTGTCTGAATGGGGGGAAGTGTATACAGAAGGATACGTGCGAGTGTCCTAAAGGATATTATGGATTGCGCTGTGAATTTT CAAAATGCGTGATCCCGTGTCTAAACGGCGGTCGGTGTAAGGGCGTGAACAAGTGCCGCTGCCCCATGGGGCTGGGCGGCAACCACTGCGAGGTGGGGCGGCGCGTGGGCGACTGCTCGTGCCGCGGCGAGGCGTGCGCGCAGCACGCGTGCCGCCACGGCCGCTGCGTGGCCGGGGCCTGCGTGTGCGAGCCGGGCTGGCGGGGCCGCTGGTGCCATCGCTCTACTG GATCTTCAGAGGAGTCTGGTGAATACAAGAGACCGCGATGA
- the LOC142977337 gene encoding uncharacterized protein LOC142977337 isoform X2: MWQSASMGARLCAGLALAMSLALGAGRRDYKDPESRHHSDLSLWIDERQVRMFSGISMQVFAIINGHVSPYVLDPNFSNKLPVIPSEVGYVNFTWKSKKRYYYDFDILTSSDLNILKPPVLSIKTRGRVPKTSKEFSIILPCVGNNSGVATFEIGLVLKNGRGLPLKGTPLRLHLKKECAQRGPDPECDKKCANQGWCNNEKICQCPEGYMGQDCRTALCYPQCMNGGNCTAPGVCSCPPGYQGRNCEGGICSQKCLNGGKCIQKDTCECPKGYYGLRCEFSKCVIPCLNGGRCKGVNKCRCPMGLGGNHCEVGRRVGDCSCRGEACAQHACRHGRCVAGACVCEPGWRGRWCHRSTGSSEESGEYKRPR; this comes from the exons ATGTGGCAGTCAGCTTCAATGGGTGCTCGTTTGTGCGCGGGCCTGGCGCTGGCGATGTCACTGGCACTCGGTGCCGGGAGACGAGACTATAAGGACCCTGAGTCAAGGCACCACTCAGACTTGTCACTGTGGATCGACGAGCGACAAGTCAGGATGTTTAGTG GTATATCAATGCAAGTATTCGCAATAATAAACGGTCATGTATCTCCATACGTGTTAGACCCGAACTTTTCCAACAAATTGCCCGTCATCCCTTCGGAAGTGGGCTACGTCAACTTCACGTGGAAGTCCAAAAAGAGATACTACTATGATTTTGATATATTAACGTCGtcagatttaaatatattgaagcCGCCAGTGCTATCTATCAAAACACGTGGACGGGTGCCTAAAACTTCGAAAg AATTTAGTATAATACTGCCATGTGTGGGCAATAACAGCGGAGTGGCCACATTTGAAATAGGACTTGTGCTTAAAAATGGCAGAGGATTGCCGCTAAAAGGCACCCCATTAAGATTACATTTAAAGAAGGAATGCGCACAGAGAG GTCCCGACCCAGAATGCGACAAAAAGTGTGCGAATCAAGGGTGGTGCAACAACGAGAAGATATGCCAATGTCCCGAGGGGTACATGGGGCAGGACTGTCGCACGGCGCTGTGCTACCCGCAGTGCATGAACGGAGGCAACTGCACCGCGCCCGGCGTCTGCTCCTGCCCGCCAGGGTACCAGGGACGGAATTGTGAAGGAG GTATATGTTCACAAAAGTGTCTGAATGGGGGGAAGTGTATACAGAAGGATACGTGCGAGTGTCCTAAAGGATATTATGGATTGCGCTGTGAATTTT CAAAATGCGTGATCCCGTGTCTAAACGGCGGTCGGTGTAAGGGCGTGAACAAGTGCCGCTGCCCCATGGGGCTGGGCGGCAACCACTGCGAGGTGGGGCGGCGCGTGGGCGACTGCTCGTGCCGCGGCGAGGCGTGCGCGCAGCACGCGTGCCGCCACGGCCGCTGCGTGGCCGGGGCCTGCGTGTGCGAGCCGGGCTGGCGGGGCCGCTGGTGCCATCGCTCTACTG GATCTTCAGAGGAGTCTGGTGAATACAAGAGACCGCGATGA
- the Coq7 gene encoding ubiquinone biosynthesis protein COQ7, mitochondrial has product MLRRPLLQQIRGAHSTVSSSARPYWKKNPHLDSIIRVDHAGELGADRIYAGQMAVLGNSAEGPLIQHMWEQEKKHREKFEELINEYRVRPTALTPIWNVAGFVLGAGTALLGKEAAMACTVAVETVIVDHYNDQLRILMEDPNIDKEILETITKFRNEEQEHHDTGIDHGAEQAPFYKAMTEVIKAGCKAAIAISKKV; this is encoded by the exons ATGTTGCGCCGGCCGTTACTGCAACAGATCAGGGGCGCGCACAGCACCGTGTCCTCAAGTGCTAGGCCTTATTGGAAGAAGAATCCTCAT TTAGACTCAATAATCCGGGTAGACCATGCAGGCGAACTCGGCGCAGACCGTATCTACGCGGGTCAGATGGCGGTCCTCGGCAACTCGGCAGAAGGGCCTCTCATACAACACATGTGGGAGCAAGAGAAGAAGCACAGGGAGAAGTTCGAGGAGCTCATCAATGAGTACAGGGTTAGGCCTACTGCGCTGACGCCGATTTGGAATGTCGCTGGATTCGTGTTGGGAGCTG GCACAGCTCTGCTCGGCAAAGAAGCAGCAATGGCATGCACAGTAGCCGTCGAAACAGTCATAGTAGACCACTACAACGACCAGCTACGCATCCTGATGGAAGACCCTAACATCGACAAGGAGATCCTGGAGACCATCACAAAGTTCAGGAACGAGGAACAGGAGCATCACGACACTGGGATAGACCATGGAGCTGAACAGGCACCGTTTTATAAGGCCATGACTGAAGTCATCAAAGCTGGCTGTAAGGCTGCTATAGCGATTTCGAAGAAAGTGTAA